The Bacillaceae bacterium IKA-2 DNA window ATTAAATTAGGATGTCGAGTATCAAATGTCGAATTTACGCTCGCGATAGTAACTGTGGGGTTTCCCTGATCATATAAATAATCTAAACTTAGCTACCTTAAATTTATCATAAAAGCCAGAAAAAAAACCAAGACTTTTGTCACTCCATGAATATATTAATTTGTGAATATTTCACATGGTGTCAGACACCAGAAAAAGACAACTGTCCTCCACTCACGGACGACACTACCAATACAAAAAACAAGACTTTTAAAGTCTTGTTCAAGGTTTGTACAATTTTAATCTTTTTATCGAATTAGACTAATGTTGAGGTCTTGAAATAGAATTCCTTTTCCATCTTCATCACAAAGCTGTCGCTCATCGCCTTGATAACAAATATAGTAATTAAGTGCCCCTGCTTGATTATTTATTTCAACAAATGTCCCATTTCCAGATACAGGCATCATTTCGCTTGTATCTGGATCTTTAAAAACTTCAATAAACCCACTTGTAAGTATGACCTCAAAAGGAATTTCGAGAGGAAGCGCGCTTTCATCAGTAAAACTTCCCGATGAAAGATAATACTTTTCTGCTGCTTCCTTTAACGTATATGCATTTGCAACAAAAGCATTGTCTTTCGATTTTTGAATAATTGTACTAAAACTAATGATCGCAATACCTGCTATGATTCCCAAAATAACAATCACAACTAGTAACTCAATTAACGTCATTCCCGTTTCGTTCTTACTCATTTTCATTTGTAGTTTCCTCTTTGACATGATAGTAAAGCGGATCATTGCGATTGCCTTGAACTGGGTAGTCAACTTGTGGTGCAAATTCCGAAAATTCGGCTAACTCTGGCAAATAAAAGGTAGAGACTGTGATCGAGAATGTAATGTCATCAGCTGTTTGTTCAACCATCGTTACTTCAGGGTACCCTGTAAATGATAGCTGATCTATTTTCGTAATTCGCTCTAATTCCTCGATTCTTTCTAAAAACTGAATCAAGTTCTCGTAGCCTGGAGTGACGACTGACATGCTAACAGTAATCCGATCACTGTTAGACGTATCCGTTAAATCTTCACTATTTTCCACTTCAGTTTCTTCATTATTATCATTCGTAGAAATTCCAGTTCCAGAATACTGCCCTTCCGCAAAATCATAGTTAATAATAAAACTATCAGAATAGATTTCTGCTTTTTCTAAGTCAAGGATAAATTGATCGACTAACGGCTTGACGGGAACTTGTTTTTGCAGTGTTTGCAATTCATATGATGAGATATCAGCAGTTTCCTGAATCTGTTGTGATTGAACTAATTCTAAGAGTTCTTCTTCAAACTGCAATTGTGCTTCTGCTTGAACTATTTTTTGATTTAATGGCGGAAAGAAAAAGAAATAACTACCGATAATGGCTACTAGCAGGAGTAAACTAATCCCGGTGATGATTAACTCTTTTTTTGAACTAGCTAGTTCCATGGTTATTCCTCCTTCTCCTCTGCGCGCTTCACTGCCTCACGGTCTATCGTTATGCTGTAGTTAGCCATATATCTCGGTAGAAAGTGAAAACGTTCATCGCTCACCTCATCAGTCACTTCTTGCGTAGTTAAATTCTGCAACGCAGTCTCTATGATATATGGTGACTCATTTAATTCATTCAAATAGCTCGCTGCTTCCCGTGGCGTGTCAAATTGAACATTAATAGACACGGTTCCTTGATCCGAATATTGGTAATTCATAAAATAGCCTCGTTCAGGAAGTAAAGAAACGAGATGGTCGAGAAGAAACACAAGAGAAATTCGTTGACTTGAAATCCAGTCAATCTTTGCCATTATTTCAGCAAAGCTACCAAGCTTTTCTCCGGTTACTAGTTTCTGCTCTTCGATTTCGCGGAGGGCAATCGTAAACTCAATTTCATTTTCAATCGCTTTTAACGCCCGACTTTTGCTTTCATAAGAAAAATACCCAACAATAATAGCAGTCATAAATAAGCTGAAAACTAAGCCGGCAATTATAAAGATAAGCATACTCCGCTGTTGTTTTTGAGGTAAAAGATTAATTTCTACTAGCATTATTTCACCTCTTTTAAAACGAGACTTAGAGGTAAGTAAAATTGTGTTGGAACAATTTCACCTTTGATTGTCTCAAAGACATGATCCGTAAATGTGGCACTTTGCATGCCGGTCGTACTATCTAATTGTTCTTTAATATAGCTTAAATAGGGATGGTCCCCCGTTAGAAATGTCTTCGTTATGCCTGCTTTTCCTTGATTAATTGAAAATTTATAGAAATTAACAACTCGTTCAATTTCCATTAAATTATCTTTTAAGTTCCCTTTCATTTTATCAATATCTTCACAAACAACAGAGAACTCACCTTGATCATTAATCTTGTTGCTCCATAGTACTTCATCACTTGACACATGAATATTTCGCATAAATACCGGTTTTTCCTCATGAAATATGCTTAAGCTAATTGAACCAATCGAAATTTGCAGCAAGAGTAAATGCTCTTCGCGAACAAATAAGTCAAGGGCATGATACAGACGGTACGTGCAGAGCGGTGAAATATCGGCTACCTTTGGTGTTAGCTTCACGTCTTCTAATAGTTCAGTATAATCATTAATGATCTGTTCCGGTGCACCAAAGAGGAGTATTTCCTTTTTTTCATCTTTTTGACCAAGAACGTAAAAATCAAAGATCGGGTCTTCAAAAGGAAGATGAATGGTTGTCCCAATTTCAAAATATAAATAGCCCTTTATTTCATCATCGGGTATATCATTTGGAATCGAAAGCTTTTTAAACAAGACCGTCGAATCTGGAACGAT harbors:
- a CDS encoding type II secretion system protein, encoding MKMSKNETGMTLIELLVVIVILGIIAGIAIISFSTIIQKSKDNAFVANAYTLKEAAEKYYLSSGSFTDESALPLEIPFEVILTSGFIEVFKDPDTSEMMPVSGNGTFVEINNQAGALNYYICYQGDERQLCDEDGKGILFQDLNISLIR
- a CDS encoding PilN domain-containing protein, which gives rise to MLVEINLLPQKQQRSMLIFIIAGLVFSLFMTAIIVGYFSYESKSRALKAIENEIEFTIALREIEEQKLVTGEKLGSFAEIMAKIDWISSQRISLVFLLDHLVSLLPERGYFMNYQYSDQGTVSINVQFDTPREAASYLNELNESPYIIETALQNLTTQEVTDEVSDERFHFLPRYMANYSITIDREAVKRAEEKEE
- the pilM gene encoding pilus assembly protein PilM; translation: MNLRFGKTQPVNLVIKDHVIRYVDAKGTNLQSVKAFGERYLQTGWVRDGKISDREHVEAVLEECVDTWKLKNRDVNFIVPDSTVLFKKLSIPNDIPDDEIKGYLYFEIGTTIHLPFEDPIFDFYVLGQKDEKKEILLFGAPEQIINDYTELLEDVKLTPKVADISPLCTYRLYHALDLFVREEHLLLLQISIGSISLSIFHEEKPVFMRNIHVSSDEVLWSNKINDQGEFSVVCEDIDKMKGNLKDNLMEIERVVNFYKFSINQGKAGITKTFLTGDHPYLSYIKEQLDSTTGMQSATFTDHVFETIKGEIVPTQFYLPLSLVLKEVK